From Cyanobacteria bacterium QS_8_64_29:
CGTACAGGCGCTGCACTGACCCTTTGGGGCGATCGGCAGTTTTCCACTCGCACAGGCAGGGGGTGCTGCGATAGCTGGCAATGCAGTCGATGCGGCCGCCGTACTGCCACTGTGGGTGGGCGACAAAGCCCTCGACCAGCTGCACCCGCTCGATCGCGGCCAGCACGGGCTGCACGCTCTCCCAATAAGGGCGGACGCCTTCCGGACAGCTTGGGGGTTGGCCCCGCAAGTAGCGCCGAATTTGGGCGTGCGTCCCCGTTCCGCGGCGGCTGGCCTGCGCGGCAATGCGCTGCGCCCGGGCAGGGCCCTGGCGCTGCCGCCAGCGCGCCAACGCTTCCCGCTGGGCTTGCGGCTTGGTCGCTTGCAGTACAGTGGTGACACTGGGCCAGTGCCGGCCGCGCTCGTCGACCAAGTAGGCGCGACTGCCCCGACGGAAACTGCGGGCGCGGTAGTGGGGCAGTTGGGCGCTAGGACCCGACACGCTCGCTTGCCCCCGGGCAGTGCGCTTGGATGGCGCGGCAGCATTCGTCCACTGGGGCGCGCTGGGCCATGGCGGCCACTAGGGCTTCGTAAGCGCGCCAGTACTGCTCGAGCAGCTCGCTGGCTCGTAGAGTCGCCCAGCGTTCCTTGCGCTGGCATGCCTGCGCCGAGCAGCCCGCGTCGCCGAGCGCTGCACGGATGCGGGCGTGATCGTCGCGCCCGCCGCGGGCGTCGCCGTAGACCTTGCGCTCAGCGGCCTGCCCGGCCATCCACACGGCGCAAAACCGATCCAGCAGCAACCTAACCTCGCGGCCGTCGGCCAGGCCCGCATCCAGCGAGGCCGTGTCGAATGCCACACCACCGACGCCGGGGTACTGCCGGCGGAGCGCCTCCCAGGCCGAGAGCGTATAGCCCGTGATGGGAATGCCCAAAAAATAGGCCACTAAGAAATGGCCGGCTTCGTGGCGAACGACTCGCTCGCGGTGC
This genomic window contains:
- a CDS encoding ATP-dependent Zn protease, with the translated sequence MASSALNLLAVGIFALALLGTFGPASGISPVVPAATVGAVLAAATADTLAWQGRGALLLRDGLARLSPQHRERVVRHEAGHFLVAYFLGIPITGYTLSAWEALRRQYPGVGGVAFDTASLDAGLADGREVRLLLDRFCAVWMAGQAAERKVYGDARGGRDDHARIRAALGDAGCSAQACQRKERWATLRASELLEQYWRAYEALVAAMAQRAPVDECCRAIQAHCPGASERVGS